A segment of the Flavobacteriales bacterium genome:
TTGTGGATGATGCTGCGCGCGGCGTAGGCACTGGCCCACGCCACACAGCTCCCTTGCTGCCCTTGGTTCAGGCGCGGCGGTGCGAAGCCCTCAAGCGAGACGCGCTCCGGCAGCGGGTTCTTCACGTTATCCGCGAGCGGCTCATGCACCTCCGCCTTGTCGTACTCGGCGGGATCGAGCGTGGCGCCGCGCGTGAGCTGGGAGAGCAGGTCGCCGCCGCCTTGCTGCTGCATCATGCCGCCGCAGCCATCGAGGCCGCCCATGAGCCAGAGGATCCCCATGATCACCGCGCCGATGAGCAGCAGCTTGGGGTTGCGGAAGAGCAAGGGGAGAAGGGCGCCGATCAATCCGCCGCCGATGCCGCCACTTCCGCCGCCACCGCCCCTACGAGGGCCGCCGCTGGGTATGTTGCTGCGCGAGTTTCCGCCGCTGGGGCGGTCGGGGGTCATACGGATGGGCATGGAGACCAGGGCATTTGATCCGCCGAAAGTAGCCGGGCGATGCGCATCTACTTTTACCGCGATGCCGATCCATCGACTACCCTATGCGGCGACGCACCGATTCTCGTCGCTGGTCCTGGATCACGTGGCGGGCGATGAATTCCTCCGCGCTTTCCAGGATTTCCCGGCCACGCGCGAGGGTCTTTCGGCCGCAGCGAAGGCCCGTCGATTCGATCCTGCATCACGCACGGCGCTCGTGGCCGCGCTGAAGAAGCAGTATGCGGGCATCGACGTCAATGGACCGGTCTCAGCAAACATCGATCGGCTCGCCCAGGCGGATTCGCTCACCGTCACTACAGGCCATCAGCTCTGCCTTTTCCTCGGTCCGCTCTACGTCCCCTTCAAACTCCTGAATGCGATCCGCATGGCCCGGGAGGCGGAATCCATGCTGGGCAAGCCAGTGGTTCCCATCTTCTGGATGGCCAGCGAGGACCATGACCGGGCGGAGATCGATCACACCTGGTTCATCGGGCAGAAGCTGCATTGGGCCGGGCCTGCTCAAGGAGCGGTCGGACACTTGGAGCTGCATGGCATCAGTGCAGTTGTCGAAGAGGCCTGTTCGCTGCTGGGCGCAGGTTCTGAAGCCGATTCGTTGAGAGCCTTGCTGCGCATGTGTTATCGCGATGGCCGAACCCTGGCCGAAGCAACGCGGCTCTTCGCACATGCCCTCTTCGGTCGCTTCGGGCTGGTGATCATTGATGGCGACGACCGAGGGCTCAAGCAGCTCTTCGTGCCGGTGATGCGGGAAGAGGTCCTGAACGGCATCACCAAGCGCTCAGTGGACTACGCTGACGCGAAACTGAAGGAGCGCTACGCGCCGCAGGCCCATGCCCGGAGCATCAACCTCTTCCATCTCCGGCCGGGGCACCGTTCGCGGATCGAAGCTCCTGGCGGAGCATTCCAGGTGCTCGATGGGGGACCGCGCTTCACCGCGGAGGAGCTCCTGCTCGACCTTGAACTGCGCCCGCAGGACTACTCGCCGAATGTGCTGTTGCGGCCGGTTTATCAAGAGACCGTGCTCCCGAACATCGCGTACATCGGTGGTGGTGGGGAACTGGCCTATTGGATGCAGCTGAAGTGGCTCTTCAACGCCGTGCGCGTGCCCATGCCGGCCGTGATGCTCCGCACGAGTGCCGCGTTGATCCCTGCGAAGACGGATCGGCTGGTGGCCGAGCTCGATCTTGACCTCGCGGATCTCTTCAAACCGGATCATGAGCTGCGAACAGCATTGGCCAGGGCGGCTGCAGGTGCCGATGCCTTGCTCACGCCAGAGGCCGCTTCGCTCCAAGTGATCGCTGAAGCCATGCGACGCAAGGCGGGGCTGACGGACCCAACCCTCATCAAGAGCGCCGAGTCGGCCCATGTGCGCATGCAACGGGCGCTTGATGGGTTGCAGGCGCGAATGGATCGTGCGCTTAGGCGCAAGGAGGCGACACAGATGCAGCGGCTCGACCGCATCCTCGCGGAGCTGTTCCCCGCAGGCGCTTTGCAGGAGCGCCGGCTGAGCGCGCTGCCGTTCATCGCGCAGCGCGGCAACGTTGTTCTCGATGAGTGGCTGGAGGCGCTCGACCCGCTGGACCCGCGCTTCACCGCGCTGGTGGAAGG
Coding sequences within it:
- the bshC gene encoding bacillithiol biosynthesis cysteine-adding enzyme BshC; the encoded protein is MPIHRLPYAATHRFSSLVLDHVAGDEFLRAFQDFPATREGLSAAAKARRFDPASRTALVAALKKQYAGIDVNGPVSANIDRLAQADSLTVTTGHQLCLFLGPLYVPFKLLNAIRMAREAESMLGKPVVPIFWMASEDHDRAEIDHTWFIGQKLHWAGPAQGAVGHLELHGISAVVEEACSLLGAGSEADSLRALLRMCYRDGRTLAEATRLFAHALFGRFGLVIIDGDDRGLKQLFVPVMREEVLNGITKRSVDYADAKLKERYAPQAHARSINLFHLRPGHRSRIEAPGGAFQVLDGGPRFTAEELLLDLELRPQDYSPNVLLRPVYQETVLPNIAYIGGGGELAYWMQLKWLFNAVRVPMPAVMLRTSAALIPAKTDRLVAELDLDLADLFKPDHELRTALARAAAGADALLTPEAASLQVIAEAMRRKAGLTDPTLIKSAESAHVRMQRALDGLQARMDRALRRKEATQMQRLDRILAELFPAGALQERRLSALPFIAQRGNVVLDEWLEALDPLDPRFTALVEG